The following are encoded in a window of Deltaproteobacteria bacterium genomic DNA:
- a CDS encoding IS630 family transposase: IEELRQAIEAFVAVYGPKAKPFVWRKREVKGSQLRNTIVNLCN; this comes from the coding sequence ATATTGAAGAATTACGCCAAGCCATTGAGGCATTTGTCGCCGTCTATGGTCCCAAAGCCAAACCCTTTGTCTGGCGAAAACGAGAAGTCAAAGGATCGCAACTCAGAAATACTATCGTTAATTTATGCAATTAA